DNA sequence from the Perca fluviatilis chromosome 4, GENO_Pfluv_1.0, whole genome shotgun sequence genome:
TACGAAGGGATTTGACATATTATGAAGTcccattaaagtgatggttcggtgtaatttcaccctagggtcctttgcaccatgacctcgaaccaaacacccccccagaagcttttttcacctggatcgaacaatgggagagttagcatagagtagcgttatcagctggttagcttagtgcaggcgcaaATGAATCCAACTGTGTAttttgtaagttaccccactaacaatgcccaaaatgataccaaacttctgcagtagtacaaataggttatgcacttataaaacaatggattggaaagtttgtaagtacaccaggagtttatttaaataacacttgcctgctggcttccgctctctgctgctactgctaccggcagtaagacgagtgcttagggacgtctacaaattacaacaccgaaaaaagatacaacaaaaatatgtattaatttaatgattaaataaggtaggaagtgtctccaaacttacctcaattataattTCTCTCTTGCTATTTGTACTACAACActtaatttataaaaataagttaaattaataaatatttttcagtgttgtaatttgtagacgtccctaagcactcttactgccggtagcagtagcagcagagagcagaagccaacagccAAGTGTTCTAtaaataaacttctggtgtacttacaaactttccaatccattgttttaatgagtacataacctatttgtactagtgtagaagtttggtatcattttgggcattattagtggggtaacatAGGAAATACacagttggatccattagcgcctgcactaagctaaccagctaataacgctaactctcccaatgttcgatccAGGTAAAAAaagcttcttcttcttgtttggctcgaggtcgtggtgcaaaggaccctagggtgaaattactccgaaccatcactttaagctgcATAGCTACGATAATAATGTGATGCTTTTTAATCACTGAAAGATCCTAATTTCTTTTCTCTCTAGTGTAAGATAAGACATTGAAAAGCCTCACCTATAATAATCTTCCTGACTCGGGAGAGGGCCTCCATGCAGGTGATGCCCATGCAGCCACTGCTGCTCCATAGCCATCctctgcagctctgcagacTGAGCATGCATGGCCTGGAGCTGATGAGCAGCAGACTGGGGAATATGGCCCTGCAGCTCTCGTTGATATGCAGCTCCTATGGAAGACACATAAAAAGACCAAATTTGGAGGAGATGGACTCAGAAAAGATTCAAGTGGTAGGCTGTGGGTTGAGATTACGAACCAAACAGTGGGTGGCGCAGCATCTCATGATCATGAGGAAGCTCGCTGAGTAAAGCATTGGGAATCGGGCCGCCAGGGAAGGGGAACCTGGCAAAACGTGGTCCTGTTCCCAGGTGGTCTAGGGGATGAGGGCCTGAACCTGGACGAAGAAATAAAATCATACAGTAAATGAAGGTCAACTTCACCCAACCGGATATATTAATGCCGACTAATTAACTTAGCAAAACCCATAAAGTCAATAATAATAAGTCAATAAGTCCAAACTCACCTTGACTGAGGAGATCCTGTTGGTGCAGGTGGAGGTGGGAGTGAATGTGAGAGTGCTGGTGATGATGTGGCGTCACATTGAGCATCTGTAGCCTGGCAGCAGGGTCGGTCGCCACAGATGCCATCCTCTCTGCGTGAAGCCGCTCTGCAGTGAGTCGCTCTGCGTAACTCAGCTCCGGGCGCATCTGAGGTCCTGCCAGCGCCATCCGCTCCCGCTCCAGGTGGTGCAGCCCGGGATGAAAGGGTGCAAAGTGGTGGGGAGGCCCGGGTATGTGGGGAAGACCGATGGCCCCGTGTCGGGCAAAGTGCTCCATGGGGTTGGCTGATTGGTGTAACGTTTCCATGTCTTGGGGCTTGACCTCAAAGCCAGGCTTCATCCTCTCGCGGAGCTCCCTCTCTCGGAGGTTTCGGAGCTCGCGCTCTCTAAGGCTGGGTTCAGCGCTGTACAGGCCGGGCATGTGGTAGGCCAGCAAGGGGTCGCCAGGGCTCAGTGACACATAGAAAGGGTGGTTCCGGTTGTTGGGCGACATGACATGAGGTCGGGCATATTCACTCAGGGTGCGCAGAGCAGGTGTATCAGGGCCAATGTATGGGGGCACAGCGGCTACAGTGGTGGGCGGCTGCTCAAAGGAGGGGCGCCCGTGGCCCTGAACCGTCATCTGAACATCACTCATGCGACTGTCGTGGGACGAACTGGAGGCTCTCTGTAAGCAAAGACAGTGTGTGAGATAACTCGCGTTACAACTCAATACATGTTTTGTGACAAAgaagatgttaaaaaaaaaaggaacgaATGGACTGTCGCACTCACAGCATTTCTGTCtgcctccctttctctctctctctctctgtctttttcccttTCACGTTCTTGTCGAGCACTGAGCTCAGCCTCTCTCCTGGACTTTTCAACTGCGTCTTCCCTTTTCTTGGCCAGCTTGGAGGCTGAAAGTGGAGTAAAGAACAGGTCTGTTCTGGCACAGGAGTTGTAACCACGATCCAGGTGTTTGATAAACCTGAAAGAAATAACAGATGTGCATTTTCTTTTGAGTATGACTAATAATCTTTCACACATAATCGCAACTTTCACACAGAataatgattcatttaaaagGTAGTTTTGGAAACAATTCCTATCAGTTATACTGACAGAGAGATATAATGAGATCTGGGAATCATTTAACTCTGCAAGAACTGCCTTTACAAAGTTTAATGGGAACACCACCAGCAATCAGACAAGTCCACAGTTTAAATGTATTATGTGAACCACTTATTtgtaaaggaaaacaaaagCAACAATGGTTAACATGACTACTTGTATATGAAAGGGGTGGCTCCAAGTGATGAAGACTCTACAGTCCATTTCAGCTTTACAAAACTTtcgtctttcagctcattgttttagtTTTCCGGCCTGCGACTTTActattttatttctctctcattGCTCTCACAGCGCCGTTGTGATCAGCAGcgggcagctgttttcagcagaaattactccaaagcccaagacaagacagttagcgactagctggtgaacgtACATTTTCCTCAGGAAgtggtggagaccaaaccagAACTAAAACGATAACGAACATCGGACTTCCATTTGTCAAATTAGCTTCCAATGAATGTTAGTGTTGCTCTTCATCTGCTGGAAAAAGGCAACAGTATGCTAACTAGTTTGTGTTCACAGCTTTTTTTCGACTGCCCCCAAGTGGTCAGTTATTGCAGGTTTTAGGGATTTTGTTTGAAACGTCTGGACTACTTGTGTTGCTTCTAGGTTAAGTAAAATGTTGTCATAATTGGTAGGACTggtgtattttttctttaaattgcGCATTTGATACTCACACgtataataaaagtaaataaaacaaagagGCATTGTTATTTAAACACTGTGGTATAGCAGTTTTCACAACAATGCATAGCAATCTGAAAACCTTCCAATTTTACAAGATGAGTTATACAATTATTTTGTGGTGATTGTCCTAAAAAAGAATGTCTTCCAACATACCGTGCAGACTGGCTGGCATGGCTTGCCATGTTGACAATGGTGGGCTCTGGCGAGGGGCTCCGAGGTGGAGAGGGTGGGCTTTCAGCCTCTTCTATCTCATCCAATGGCTCTTCTTTAATCTGAATGTGTGATCCCCCTGCTGCGGTGCTCGGTGAGGGTCTCAGAGGAAGAGGTTGGAATGCAGGCTTGAGGCTCGGGACAGGGCCAATAGCAGAAGATGTTACAGAGGTGAGAGGGTGTGAGGCTGCGGCCGGTGGGTGAGAGGAAGTCATGCTTTTTCCAGGGTGGGTCTGCACCTGAGAGATCACTGGAAGCTGGGTAGGAAGCGACTGCATTGGCAAAGGCATTGGCATGagctgaagaggaggagggggggcacCTGGAGGATGCTGGTTGGGAAGAGAATTGAGTGGCTTTAGagcagggggaggggggagattGGAGGGCATCTGAGGGAAAGGTGTAGCAGACTGGTGTGGCATCTGTTTGTGTGAAGGTGGAATTGGAGTGGTGGGAGGAGGCTTGATTTGTGGACCAGATAGAGGAGATTGGGGGAGCTGAGACTCCCTAAAGAAGGGAGGGGGTCGCTGGGGGGCCTGAGGTGATGGGCCATGAGGCTGCAGAGACTGTGCAGAGTTGAGAGCAGGTGGGACCTGAAATGCTGGAGAAAGAGGAGAATCCTGAGCCAGTGCTGAAGGAAGATTTGGTAAACCATAAAGAGAGTGAGAGGCGGGCTGTGGTCGGCTGTTTGGGCCTACTGTGGCAGCTGACTGACCGGCAGCTGGCTGAGGGGGGTCCtgagaaggagggggggggctcTGAGCAGGATCAACAGGGGGGGTGCTTTGCATTGGCTGAGGAGTGATGGGATTGCCCTGAGAGGGGAGGGCCTGTGGGACTAGTGCGTCAGCCGGCACAGCAGCAGTAGCAACAGGCTCTGATGGGCCACCGTTCGGCTGGGCAGATGAGTCAGAGTCGCTCTCGTTGCCCTGCTGAGGGCTGGGAATGCTGGGAATGCTGGGAGAGGAGCTGCGGTTGTCCTGATCGATGTCTTTGGTGTCACTGCTGCCGTCGTCCTGAACACTGCGGCTTTCTGAAGAGCTTTCCTCCTCTACCTCGGCCTCTCCCTCTGACCGCGAGCCCTGTGCATCCTGgaggaacaaacaaacaaatgatgtAACCAATTCACACCGAGCAAAATACGATTactattagagagagagagagagagaggtgttggTAATAAGAGCGGAGAATACATTAGCAGTAAAGTTGTCAAAGTGGTAATAAATGTACAATTCATGTTTCAGTTTAGTCTATTAATAAATTCTGTAGCTCCTCAAGACCAAGTAAAGTTCCTGTGTCTTGCTTCCCAACTGCTCGGTAAAGTGAAGCTGGTTAGCCCCGAAATGAGAATCAACTTCGGCACTGGAGGCAAAACAAAGTCTCCCATGTGCTTCCCACCACAGTCTAGAAGCTGAACCAGGAACGGTTAATACTGGCTTTGCGTTGCTCTGTTGCATATTAACTAgagctgctcgattatggaaaaaaatataatcacgtttatttcggtcaatactgaaatcacgataatttaacatgattactcgttgacttctggaaagatgttgcaattattgaacttaaaaacagtggaaaaagttaaataaatcaacaataaaaaaaaaacataactgtgaaaaatgccttaatacttgtcctatttaaactttattatttcattcagaacacaagagaaaataagagtttacttgcaaagctaaataattgtttctcgatttttctgtttttgtgatcattgggagccaaaatcataatcacgattacatttcgattaattgcacagccctaatattaacttttaaaaataaaattaagccTCCTTCTACATTAACTAACTGTCTTGAATAACTTTTTCATTACATTAGGTCAGCCTGGGCGGCTCACTtgcttaggatgggttaaatgcagagattgAGTTTCACTACCTTGTACTGTACGACTGTATGTGACGAATAATAAAGTTTATTCTTTTCTTCCTTCACAACAGTTTTAGAACAAGCTAACGACTGCATCGTTTTGATGAGCAGCCACTGAAAATGTCAACATCGAGTTAGGTCTAGTTGCAAAGCCAGCACCGCTGTGTGGCATAAAATTAACAGAAAAAGACAATTcaattgttaatcgcaattgcCTGTCAACtaaaatgttatgattgtgGCAGCCCTACTTACACTTTGAAACTCATTGCAGAATTTTTTATGACAGTTTAGGACTGACGTTCACTGTTCCTGCTGCACAAAATCGCACCTTTGGAGAAGTTTTTACCCAAATGATATTTGACATAAAGTGTAGCATCTCACCTGTGTCTTCGGCCTTTTAGGTGTAACTTTTTCAGGCTCGTCATGCTCCTGAGCAGGACTCTCCCGTACAcgttttgttgtcttttgtgACGTTACTTCCTCTTTTATCTTCTGTGGACACAGCATGATTTACACAGTGGTGTTAATTACTGACAGAAAACTGTGATGATGACTGACACAAAACCTTAACGAGTGATATTCAACAAGCATCTATGGCTGCAGCAGCATTACGTGTATCCTCAAGGGCCACATTGTTTAAATCACTTACATATAATGTGCATGTATGATTTCCGTTACATGTAGGTTGGGACTAACTAACCTTTCATCAACTCAACGGCTGAATTCTTTGAAGAGTTCCTCGTCAGAATAATATGCAAACAATCCAGCTGGTCTGATAAGATAATGTCACATAGGTCCAGCATCTATATGAAAATGTGTAGATTATGTTTACCTTGTTTGTCTTCTTGCTGGATTCATTCTTATTATCTGTGGATGACGATCTCAAAGAATTCGAAGATGCTCCACTTGGAGAGGGCTGGCTACTCGACTGCTGATCCTCACTGGTGGGGGATCCTGTCAGCCTCCTGTGGCCACTTCTTAATGTTGACAGCTGCtttaaaagaaatttaaataaTCAGTAGTTTATTTTGGTAAAACACATGCAAAAAAGACATGTTTCACAGTAAGTGAAACCTTGTGAACAAGacaagacattttattttattgaactaCAATTTCTTTTGAATGCTCATTACTAGCAGTAAAGATGATGGGATTGATCTGCTAGCCTCAGGCTTACAGGTGCTCTGCTTCGCCGCGTCCTCATGCCATGCTTGCTGTtcacctcttcttcctctttaacAGGTTTAAACATGAATGGAGCGCCTGCAGATTTTGGAGCTGGCGGCAGACAACCATGTTTGTTTTCGTATGTGCGACAAGTCGTGCATAGCAACGGGTTGTCTCTACGCCCCTGGTGCCAATCCTTAGAACCTGTTTTGGGATAAAATGCTTTAGGCAAAAGTTTCACAAACTGTTTAAAGCATTATCAAGTATGTATTAAAAATGCTGGGCAGAATTTGATTAATCACAAACAAAGACGTGTACTCACTTGTTGTGCCACAGTGGCTGCAGCTCTTGACTTCCTGTTCACTGTCTTCACTATCAAGATCATCCTCACTGGCGGAACTCGCATCCACTGCAAAGGAGAAGATCAGCTTCAATGAAGACGTCCCTTTCATATGACTGCACACTTAGCGACCGCACAACTGTGAAGATCGGCATGTAATAGGGGAAACAAAACATTGAACACTAAGTGTTCACCTGAATAATTTCGCGATGGGGTTACAGGAACTGTCGCAGAGCGAGTCTTTGCTTTGCGAGAGGACGGCTGTCGTCGTTGCTGTCGATAAGCTCTTGTTCCTGCAGCCTCAGGAGTTTTCTTCCAGTGGTAATAGAAAGTGATCAGCTCCCCCTGATGAGAAGAACACGGCACTTTTAGGAACAATCCAAGTTAGACATATAAAGATATAGCTACAATGAAATTACTGCATGCATAACGAATTGTTCTGTACGCAGAAACATAGTGTTCAATTACAGTCTTTTTGCTGGGCAGAAAGTCTTTCCGGATGCGGAAGAAATTCTTTCCATACTGTCTCAGGCCTTTGATGAAGCGTTTctgttgggaaaaaaaagagggaatgGTTGGTGGTGGATAAAACTGAATGATATACAGCTGCGAAACAAAAGGCCCCTGTATAGATAATGTTAATCTCATAATATCCATAGGAGCATTTATTAAACATATATGTCTGACATAGTTATTATAACAAAGTACTAGACTGATTTTCCATTCAAAACTAAGGTAGCggttaaaaaacacttttactGCAGGCTTGTATCATactaaagtgaaaaaagttGAGTAAACTGCCAATTTCTGATCAGAGAACTTTTATATTAAACTCACTGCATTGTTAAACATGCTAAGTATAAACAGTTTGCGTCATTTTCATCACCATTAATAGCTAAAAGTTGTCTCACCACATCATCCTCCGACCAGCATTTCTCAATAAGCTTCGGCAGAGGCTTCTTAACCAGACGCTGGAGAGCTTTTGCTGCATCATAATGACTGGCATGTAGCTAGAATTGATGAAAACATAGATGTTTGTAAATCTGCAATGCAATATTTTGGGTCTTTGAATTTACTGGATACTGATGAATATAATTCAAGTTGTTTTCCGCACCATGTTGAGTGCGTTGAGTGTGGTATCATCACGGGAGGCTGCTAAACATCCATCCTCTGTGGATCCACCATCACACATCCCGGCAAACGCTGCCATGCTCCTTGAAAAATAAAGAGGTGAAATAGACATTGAGGGTGCATTTTTACACTTTCCTAGTTTAATATTTAGCCTGATTCCAAGGAGTGATTCTGAaatgcttaaaggaacacgccgacttattgggaatttagcttattcaccgtaacccccagagttagacaagtccatacatctCCGTGCATGCCgtaacgctgtctgacagctccagcggcatcaggccagcacagaacatgcaggtgaatggttccagtaatcctactgctccgaataagtgacaaaataacgccaacatgttcctatttacatgttgtgatttgtagagtcacagcgtgtacaaaaaacaacgtaacatgagacacagccatcttctaaccgtaaacaaaccgggaactatactctcaggcggaagaatatagtacttgggcggaatgatttgctttgcagcaagcctgtctgagaatatattTCCGGTTTGTTTAAAAAACGGTTAAGATGGTTATTACTTATGCTCTTACTTCCCCCCCAAATCacaacagtgtttcctctatgttgattggcaagtggcgtTCCGCCACGCCACGGTTacagaaatgtagaaaatgaaaacaaaaagccgtctatcagcagtgattgttacAGAACGCGGACACACGCTTCACAACGCGAGTGGGCAGCGTGCCACACTGTCCAGAGGACCCagttgagatggcatgtgtgcatccttgagaactgtaagtcgtataacttatgttgtcagttcacttaagcctgtattagtctgtagttattgcacattattagtttcaccttcacctgctagctaaattgcacgtggctgttgattcaatacaacgcccctgatatcatggcatagtaggcCCTAGGCTAAAACGTGATTATTTCAAACATTCATGTCCCGAAAaatattgggggaaattcattcaacataattcacagccaaataacaattaaaagtaggcctatgttatttgaacatttataacctaacctgcACTGCCTCCGTTTTGGTGTCTGTGGTGCGCTACGCCGTGCGCTGCTGCtcggaccgtgcgccgctgctcggaccgtgcgccgctgctcggaccgtgcgccgctgctcggaccgtgcgccgctttcctttttttcctccataaactccgctctcagctcctctgccagttgctgcatgaacttcctccgggacattttacagctggtgcactccttggagaggatgtgcgcaatgattccagccagttgtagcatgtataaagttatatgaacacgtagacagctaccggccatctacgtgtaccgcgcctttcacagagcgagcgcccggtgcttttcttctgattcagaacagagtccatccacgccgtagcctacgttaccgactctggctttgccttcagcgcatcggtgatgcccactagagtccggatcgggccgaatttttctgtccgagcccggcccgcgtcggacagagccgtgaccgaacccaGCTGGagtccgacaggcattaagaaatttgtgtccgagcccgacacagttaatatcaaattttttcctcatactaatgacacatgtaggctacatttgtttgtgtggaaagcccttttttattaagcaactgtaggaaggcattcggaaatgtcaacagatgaggcacgctaataagctgttaaaatcttcaatgggttaacctttcctgatctcTTCGTTTTCGACGgtggtcagaaaaccaggggagactcgttacctccagggcccacgttataacatgaataaccactaactctgctccggttgcatctacaagacgtctgcttcctctttctctatctctcttctgcccacttaccaccTTAATGCCCTTAATGCCCACATTGTTACTCGAgactagttacgtttctctgacagataCTATGATTACTACTAAGcaataggtaaaagtgattgtattttctttgccttttgtgtaatgtatatagcctttttatgtatttaaaagaaaatacggACTCTTtaaggaaaagtcaggtaccagcaggattgtatttttttttatttagcaaagttattacacatttcAAAAGTCCAGGCCACAGGGGGACCATCTAGCAGCATGTATGCTACTCGGCATTAATGGGCCACCTCTTTCTGAATTGTCCTATAACCGAGCCTTAGAGTTATTTTTCCGAAAGCCAAGAATaatcaaatgcacacagcaaggctgccaattttgccactgaggcaaatatgcaattagtttcattatgaatggtttcatactatagcctactttgagttttggtttccctatgaagaatttcttgtaaaaatcattttgtagacctacagttcctcaaaaatacagttcaatcaaaacaaaatgaaaatatgcctcattgtgtgtgaatagaggtgaataaatatatgcgtttgtgttgcagcgaagtgtcagttccgtttaaTATGTAAAACATTTGGCGGCGGGACGGGACGGGTCCaacagatctgcccccactgctaaaaaaaatcctagaggaaacactgcacaacatgtaaataggaaaatgttggcgttattttgtcacttattcggagcagtaggattactggaaccattcacctgcaggatctgtgctggacTGCTGccgctgggggcgtcagacagcgttacagtacgcacggagatgagaagggtatgtatggacttgtcttactctgggggttacggtgaataagctaaagtcccagtaagtcagcgtgttcctttaagagtaCAGGTGAACAGTGTTTCTCTTAATCCCTTCCCCCAATTAAAACCACATTTCTTAGTTGCATGACATTAATCAGGTAAATAGAGAAAGTAGACTATACGCAGGGTGCTTTCACACGGACATTCACATAACCAGACCAAGAAGGTTTCGTTTTGCAAGTACTTCCCCATTTGTGACACTTTTTTGATTACCCTTGTCAAAAAGCTAGTAAGTAATACTGGttattttggggcttttccctttattagagtgacagtggatagacaggaaagggggcaAGAGATGgtggatgacacgcagcaaagggcagcaggtcggaacCCGcaccgctgcaaaggactccgcctacatggggcgaacgcccttactgggtgagctagaggccgcctcCCATTAGTACTGGTTTGACATATAGTGAAGTAGTATTTGTTTATAGGTAAGTAACATAGTAAGGGCTATtcattaaagcattaaatagCACCTGCATCTTGTTGCTCAGTAAGGACATGGCTGCAGGTTAATTATCGTTGTTGATTGTAAAATTCTCCAAAAATATTTTGCCCCTTTTTGCAAAGGTGCCAACCTTTATACACAACTCACAACTGACCAAGTTGACCGTAGTACTAGTGATGTTAAGCAGTATAGTGCAGACACTGACCTGGCAGCTCTGAGGTACATGAGAAGGTCACAGTCATTGACCCCAGGCATCCACATCAGTTCCTCACTCTCTGTCTGAGTCTGTAAGCCAGGAGCAGACCGCAGCTGCAACTCTGGCAGTTTGGCCTATAGTGAAACCATAGAATTAACAAAAACAGCAACCAACACTCATTAGACCACCTTAAAGAACAGCAGCTGAATGTCCTGCCAAGATTAAGGTTTTAAAAAGGGAGAATTACAGGGCACAAATGCAAGCACTTTAGAAAACATTCAACagtaatttacattttaagagtgattcaaatgtcaaaaatgtgtATTATTACCATGTGTAACTCAAGTAATTAATGGATAAAGGATTTTGTTATAATCAAATAGACTTTTGCTGATGTTTGGTAATAGTACCTGCTAGAATCAGATtcacataataataatgtatttattcaagGAAAGGCCCATTAATTAtgtaatacatactgtatgagaT
Encoded proteins:
- the rereb gene encoding arginine-glutamic acid dipeptide repeats protein isoform X2, with the translated sequence MGDSHSFCVYRPLRCVVSTSHIQTAFDMDDLFSPRRSLNSTQGEIRVGPSHQAKLPELQLRSAPGLQTQTESEELMWMPGVNDCDLLMYLRAARSMAAFAGMCDGGSTEDGCLAASRDDTTLNALNMLHASHYDAAKALQRLVKKPLPKLIEKCWSEDDVKRFIKGLRQYGKNFFRIRKDFLPSKKTGELITFYYHWKKTPEAAGTRAYRQQRRQPSSRKAKTRSATVPVTPSRNYSVDASSASEDDLDSEDSEQEVKSCSHCGTTSSKDWHQGRRDNPLLCTTCRTYENKHGCLPPAPKSAGAPFMFKPVKEEEEVNSKHGMRTRRSRAPLSTLRSGHRRLTGSPTSEDQQSSSQPSPSGASSNSLRSSSTDNKNESSKKTNKKIKEEVTSQKTTKRVRESPAQEHDEPEKVTPKRPKTQDAQGSRSEGEAEVEEESSSESRSVQDDGSSDTKDIDQDNRSSSPSIPSIPSPQQGNESDSDSSAQPNGGPSEPVATAAVPADALVPQALPSQGNPITPQPMQSTPPVDPAQSPPPPSQDPPQPAAGQSAATVGPNSRPQPASHSLYGLPNLPSALAQDSPLSPAFQVPPALNSAQSLQPHGPSPQAPQRPPPFFRESQLPQSPLSGPQIKPPPTTPIPPSHKQMPHQSATPFPQMPSNLPPPPALKPLNSLPNQHPPGAPPPPLQLMPMPLPMQSLPTQLPVISQVQTHPGKSMTSSHPPAAASHPLTSVTSSAIGPVPSLKPAFQPLPLRPSPSTAAGGSHIQIKEEPLDEIEEAESPPSPPRSPSPEPTIVNMASHASQSARFIKHLDRGYNSCARTDLFFTPLSASKLAKKREDAVEKSRREAELSARQEREREKDREREREREADRNARASSSSHDSRMSDVQMTVQGHGRPSFEQPPTTVAAVPPYIGPDTPALRTLSEYARPHVMSPNNRNHPFYVSLSPGDPLLAYHMPGLYSAEPSLRERELRNLRERELRERMKPGFEVKPQDMETLHQSANPMEHFARHGAIGLPHIPGPPHHFAPFHPGLHHLERERMALAGPQMRPELSYAERLTAERLHAERMASVATDPAARLQMLNVTPHHHQHSHIHSHLHLHQQDLLSQGSGPHPLDHLGTGPRFARFPFPGGPIPNALLSELPHDHEMLRHPLFGAAYQRELQGHIPQSAAHQLQAMHAQSAELQRMAMEQQWLHGHHLHGGPLPSQEDYYSRLKKEGDKPS